The sequence below is a genomic window from Trichosurus vulpecula isolate mTriVul1 chromosome 5, mTriVul1.pri, whole genome shotgun sequence.
GCATTGGGGACAGGAAGTAAAAATGCCCAGTCAGGAGACTGAGTGTCTTGTGTGATGAACAGCAAGGGTTTGGGGATAGGTGAGGAAGGGTGCTGGGGAGTAGTTAGGatataaggtgtaaaaagactggagtgggggagggcgttataaatggctttgaatgtcagagaggacatggtcagacctatgcttttaACTTTGACAGCTGGAGAATGGCCGGGAATAAGGAAGAGACTTATGGCAGAAAGAtcaaccagcaagctattgcaatagttcaggcatgaAGAGATGAAGACCTGTACCAGGGTAgtggctgtgtcagaggagagatgttAAGGTAAAGGTAaaactgacaggccttggcaaaagattggatgGGGATAAGGAataagagagagagtgaagaggcaAGAATGAAGCCTAGATTGTGAGCCTCAGTGAGAGGGGGAATGGAGGTGCCCCTTGCCAGTAAAAGGTTaaaatttggaaggaaagatagttcaattttaaatatttagagtttaagatgtttacaggAGAGGCAATTCAAGATGATGTCCAACAGGAAATTGGAGATGCAAAAATGGAGGTTAGTGCTGGataaacagattttaaaatcatCACAGATGATTTATTTGGAGGAAAGGTTCATTGAAAAAtcaagtatgtatgtgtatatagggtGGGGAGAATGGAGGGGTAGTAGTGGTGGTTATCTCAGCCTCCAAATACTCCCTGAATTTAATCATCATAATAAATTCCCTAGCATTTTCGTGACATCAGAATCATTGCAGTAGAACATAATACTGTACTTCCAATGTAGTTCTCAAGTCTttacctctcccctccaaaaaggtAGGGGCAAAAAGGTGGCTAGAACTATCCTTTgaaatgatataataaatataagaCAGGAGTGAGCATCCATGGGACAGCTTTTGAGATACCTGGAGACAGATCCATAACAGAATCAGAAACATGAATTTTAGGTGAAAGTTATCAGATGGTTAATCATAATTAAATTGTCTTTAGGTGACTTTACCTAAAGACCTTATTGGATTTATGCTGTTAAAATAATTATGGAtctgaaatttaataaaataaatgtaaaagtccTATGACTAAAAAATTCTGTGCAAAAAAGATATGGGTGTTTTAGTGGACTGTAAGGTCAATATAAGTAAGTAAATTCAAATGTAGCAGCCAAGAAtgctatgtgatcttaggctacATCAATAAAGAAATGAATCCAGAATAAGGGAGATGATAGCTCCGCTGTACACTGTCATGGTCACAACAGGAGTATTGTCTTTAGGTCTGGGCAtcacatttcaggaaggataAATCAAGCTTGGAAGTGTCCAGAGAAGGGTGATCAAGACGATAAGGTTACTAGTGACCATGCCATGCTAggattagttgaagaaactgtggGGTTTTAGACTGAAGAAGACCTAGCTGTTACATGGAAAAGGGAATTATTAGACTTGCTCTGTTTGGTCACAGACAACAGGATGAAAAGCACTGGGTGGAATTTATGAAAAGAGATGGAGAATCAAAGTAAGGAAAAAGTGCCttacaacaccccccccccccgagtcTGGTGTAAAGGGTCAATTTCTATGGTCCAAAGAGAAGCTAGGGGCAAAGAAGAGCACTGATGAAAAGGGGGAGAGCTAgaataaggagggagaaaaagaaataaacatttatatagcacctaccatgtactaggcactatgttaaatgctttacagatattacctcgtttgatcctcctaacaatcTTACGAGGTAGAGgttgttgttatccccattttacaagtaaggaaactgaggcaaatagaggttaagtgacttgccaagggtcacaaagctagtaagtatctgaggccaagtttgaactcaggtcttcttgaccctagggcccaacattctatctatCCACCATACCCAAATGAAGAGAACACAAAGTGTCACAGGAGTTAATTGCTAagaattgggaactatgcccaaagagtgtattagtgtcccaggtttcccacatcccttttgacatatattttccttttttgtcatattagttaCTCTGATACGTgttaggtggtacctcagagttgttttaatttgtatttctctgatcaatagtgatttagagcattttttcatatgactatagatagctttgatttttttgtctaaatgactgttcaaatcctttgaccatttatcagttggggaatgtcttgtattaaaaattgtttttacatataattggggaaaaataaaatattaaatttttaaaatagaaaaaaaggttaaCTGCTAGGTACTATTAAGAACTATATTTTCCTATGGGTGTAATTATATTGGTACGCTGCAACGCTCATGTTTGATCCACTAAACTGTTTTCTGGCCAAAACCGAtcagttgtgggtttttttttccaaaggataCAAGTACATCTTTGATTTCATAATggaaatcaacaggaaaaaagcACTTTCTTTACATAAAATTACATACAAAGGAAGGCTTAAAAGTGTGAAAATAATGGACCCAAACATAATAATATTCCTAACATACAACTACATTAATTTTAGGACATTAAAGTGGAATATAATTCCTCTACCCATCTCAGACACATCTCCCTTCTATTTACTCATATAACAACTCCCCTACCTCTCccaggctactgcaatagcttcctaattgatcaTCCCACTTATAGGATCTATTTATCTGTCATAGCTGCTATATTGTTAATTGTAAATTACAGGTCTTGGTCATGCTGTGGAACTCCAGTGACAGGTTCCCAAATAACTATTAACCTTTAGTTTATGTTCTTGTCCTCCCTCAGTTGTACCTAGGATACTACCTTTCATTTCCCTTAGACTTTGTTATTACTCATCTATATACAGGTTTTATACCCCCAGAAGAATGTAAGGTCAAAAGGCAgggtctttttcatttgtttctgtatatccagtgcctggaatgtagtaagtGTTTAACATTTTTTGAATTGGGCCATTTACACACAAATTTTAAACTTTAGTTttgatggaaatttttttttaaaaatgttatactTGTCTTAGAAAACAGGGTATGTTGACCAtgagttaaattttttttgattaccCAGAGTTTTTATGATCAATTATTATCCTATATGGTCTCAGCAACCACTACTAAGGGCTATGTAACTCTACAGTAAATACTAGATTGgtatttccttctatttcatgtttattctctctcttctgccaCCGGTATCAGTTCTTCACAGGCACTAGATCTCCTTCTAGCTATCCTTGACTAATCTCTGCTACAGATTCTGTTGtctgtcattctccttttttccccctttttcctgctgtttttattctttggtaGCTTCCATGGTTTTCATAGCTATTATTAAAAAATGAGAGTACTACTTTCCTTCAAGCCACAAACTAACCAATAATCATATTCTCTGTCATTACATCTCCACATCTTTGGCTCTTTGTAGCTATTCTCGTAACTGGTCACATTTCAGAGTTTCTTTGATTTCAGTCAAATGAGACCAAACAGCTGCATGTCCAGTGTGTATGTGAATGGTTATATTATTCTCCaattatttcctcttcctccagATATACTTACATGcctgtatttttctttaaattgaatAGTTCTAAAAGTGTATACTATAAAAATACTCAGTGATTTACTAATTGTTACATTTTCCAAATCAGTTCTTCAAGATATTCTCAAAGTGGAGAGTttatctctcaaaaaaaaaaagtagttaaaAAGAGCATCTGTTTCCTTGATGAGAACTgtacttaactttatttttaatgtgtatATAACATGTAGTAATTTAATTCTTATCCTAAGAGCAAAGATTTTACATAATGGAAAACTGAacatgttatttatttaatagtgGGGAAGGAATTAGGAAGTAAAAGCATTCTCAATGCTTTAAATCTTCCTGACCCTCAGGAAAGAACTTGTTAAAATAAGTACTTTAGGTTTAATGACCCAGCAACTTTTCTGGTACCTAATTCAAAACACTTTAAGAACTACCTCCTTATGTATGTAAGAAATTTGCTCATTAGAGATTTCAAATtctattccttttatttattttgatttgtacTTGTACACCAAATCTCCACAATGATGCATCACATAATGCAGTAGAGCTTTCTCTGCAGGGCCAGATGATATAATAAAAGGCTGATATTATAGTCCAGGAGTCAGGAGGTTCTCTAGTCTAGCCTTAGActatctggcttccaaccttaccATTCCGCCAAAACTGCCTTCTCCAAATTTactaatgatctttttttttttttttttgagcagggaaggcagggcaattagggttaagtgacttgcccaaggttgcacagctagtaagtgtgtcaagtgtctgaggctgcatttgaactcaggtcctcctgactccagggtcagtgctctactcactgtgccacctagctgcccctgttactAATGATCTTAGTTGCCAAAACCAATGgcttttttctcaatcctcattctccttgacctctttgcagtcCTTAAAACTGTTGTTCACGTTCTCCTCTTTGATCCTGTCTTCTAAGTTTTGGGGACatcattctctcctggttttcttcctacctatcaGACtactccttctctgcctcctttgctgaATTTTCCTCCAGATCACACCTTCTAACTATAAGTGTCACTAAAGGTTCTGTCCcgggttttcttctctttctcatttatacTACTCTGTACTacaatttcatcagctcccatggacttAATTACACATctttatgttgatgattctcaaacctaCCTTTCTTGTCCCAATCTCTCCCCTAATCTCTAAACTCAAATCTACAACTGCCTTTCAAACATCTTAAACCAGATgttcagtagatatcttaaattcaattaTGTCCAAATCAtacttcattatcttttcccctaaacctttcCCCTCTTTCACTCTTCCCCTCTACAAGACCATTATGCTAGGCTTTCatgctcacaacctaggagtcatcctggatgcCTAACTATTTTTAACCCCTCATGTCTACGCTATTGGCAAAGCCTGCTAATTGTACGTTTGCGACATATTTCAaatatccctccttctctcctctgacactgccagcaTTCTactgcaagccctcatcacctcatagcTTGACTAAAATAATAATCtcctggtgggtctgcctacctcaattctctctccaccccagtccatcctccatatatccatttaaatgattttcctaaaatacaggtctgatcatgtaaactccagtggcttcctattgcctccaaaagcgcatataaaatgttctatttgGCAGTCAAAGCCTAGCCCcctcatacctttccagtcttcttgtaccttactcACAAACACAGACTCtttaatctagtgacactggcctccctgctgttccACAAAAAAGATCAtctctaggcattttctttggctatcCTCCAAGCCTCTCTCTGTTCTTCTCTACCTACTGACCTCCATGATTTCCTTTAAGCctcaactaaaattctacctttcacaggaagcctttcctaactaattccagtgttttccttttaaaaattatttcctattatcctgaatatagttactttgtatgtatttgtttgtgtgttgtctcccctactaCATGGTAAGcaccttgagagtagagactgtcttttgcctctttttgtatccacagtgcttagctgAAAACTTGGcaatagcagatacttaataaatgtttatcgatttaAGTTAATGAATAGCCTCTCTTGCTAACTTGGGCAAaagacttaacttctctgagcctaaatttcttcatctacaaaatttgTATCATATGACATCTAAAATAACTTTCAGTTCTACAATTCTATTAATACTGAAAAACAGAGGCTTGAAAAAGATGGgatcactttcttcttttcttcttacaGAACAAACTATACAGCATCAATTCTTTCATTAGAAAGATATTTAGAAAAGCATCAAAGAGAGCATTTGAAAAGAATACATATAACCACATGAATGTGATTAAGGGACCTATTAGagcaggaaaataatttagagaAAATACTTCTCTGTAATGTTAAAAACACTGGTTTTAGAATCAAAGGATTTATGTATGAGTCTTGACACTGCCACTAAAGTTGTGTGACTCCGGCAaagtctgagcctcagttttttttttgcctgtaagAGTTGAGATAAAATTTGCCCTGCATACTTCATCAAGTGTAATATAGTGGCAAAAATAGTagatctggagtcaaaaggactTGGATCCAAAGATTAGCTCTGTCATTTATTCTATATTCTGCTAGTCATAACTACTCAGGCctgtttttccatctataaaataagaggttcAGATTAGATGACTCTAagctctcttctagctttaaatcctatgatcctatctGGTTAATATAAGGAACACATTTTCTAAGCATAATAAAAAGCAGTAAGCTGCTTTTATAGGGTTTTACCTTTTTCTGTAAGCCAATTTTTTTTGCTCACTGTATTTTCTATGTTTGCCAGactattctctcttttgtaaTCCATTTAAAGCTCtgccaggactttttttttccttgtgccAGAAAACTGTAATTAGAGGACAATCTGTAGAACATAGTGTCACctaaaaaaattggaagaatccattaGCATATGCAAATATTCaggatctcaaaaaaaaaatcaacctttaaaagcattagagaaaaaaaaataaaagcatttgagaaataggaaataaagaaacaaagtaaGACAAAGTAGAGCTCATAgttcaaaaaaagttaaaataaccAGTAAACTTGTCTTTCATTAGGAGCAGCCTACCAAAACCACCATCCCAAAACCACACTTtataagttttaatttttcttataagTTCAACCAAAAAATGAAGTACTTAAGTGTGTGATCACATCAGACTTTCTTTTTATGCAACTATTTCACAACTAGCAACTAACAAAATAGAGAGTACTCTAAGTGCTGCAATTAAACAGAAAAGTACATTTACAACACCCAAAAAACCCTGAATATTAAAACTGTTGTGGTCTACAATTTAAGTTATCATGAAGATATCTTTCATGTAATATTGTATAGCTATGCTCACTGATAAATGTTCAGTCTATGtttatattaattcattataTGTGAGAATATCGggcaataaagatttattaagcatgtactatgtgccaggcactgtgctaagtgttggagatacaaaaaaggcaaaagatagtccctgtcttcaaggagctcacaatctaatgggagaagacaacaaacaaacatgtGCTTAACCGAAGAATTAGAAGATTCTATGAGAATTTAAGATCCATATGTGGTTTCTAGATTAGATTTTATTTGTGCATCAAATGCACATTGGctgtaaacaaaaatgaaaaggtatagtcataaaaatattttattggtaaTTTTACATAATGTTAGGCGACTAAATATTTTTGTCTGTATTAGTATATTAATATATGAATAAATGATAATTATGCCTGAAAATAGGGAACTGCATGTTTTTCATTAgaactgtttaaaaatatttagtaaagggccaattaaaataacaaaagcTGACTTAAGAAGAAATATGATAAATTATTAGGTATTCCCCAGTTCTGTGCACCACTCCATATCTCTGttgtaattatatttatatatgtggatAGCACTGAAAAAGTCTTGGGCAAGGAAAGAATGATAAAATTATTATTCAGTTAAATTTCTTTCAGGAATGAATGTAACCtcttaaatggaaatttttcGGCTGCTTTTTTTGTGGCAAATGCCTACAATCACctgaaatggaaaattttacaTAGTATGTAAAATACCAGTGTATAATGATAATAGTACTGTATCTGAATTATAAAGCTAAACAACTGatactttaaaatgtttactgTTTTGCTAGTAAACataataaatgaatgtttaaaaaagtgaacaaaagaaaacctgatAAAACCAGCAACAGTAATCTAGTTAGATGTGTCAAAAAACATTGGTCAAAGTTCATAGAACATCCTTTAATAACAATTTTCCTATTTAACCATACCAAGTACCAGCAGGTATACTTAAGAAGATAACTATTATGAAAATCTGGTCAATCTAATAGTTCATTAAATTGATCtaacttgtatgtatatatgtgaatacacacacacacacacacacacacacacacacaaacacacatatacaactGTTTTATAATTCTCAAATAATACATATCTAGGCAGCTTGAACTAtgttataaaatttttaattcagtACATGCCAATAGTAGTGAAATCAAATTTTAAGTGTTGGAATTCACGAAAAGTGAAAAAGATTACCAATAACACTGCATAATGAATGCTCTACCACATTTTCATGGCACTTTTAACTTTGGATATCACAATGTTAATTCTGGAAATGTGGTCTTTAGTGTAGATTGCAACAAAATTCTTAATCCTAATGCACTTATATTTTATGTAAAACATGTTATAGGCTGAGCATAAATGTTTGTCATGAAAATGTGGCATGTCTTGGCCAAAATATCTGTATTTGCATGTTACAGAGAAGTGACtaaagaaatcaggaaaaaaataaactttaatgaGACTCTCCATTTAATGATGAGGCTTCTCCTCTGGGTGAAGATGACCTGGACATTCCTCTCTCTGTATTATCAGAGCTAGAACCACTCTGACTATGATGATCTGCAGAAGCAGCACTAGATGCAGGTGGTGACTTAGTTTTCTCCTTAAAGTCTGTAATAATGACTGTCAGATCTCCAACGGTCACTTCCAAATGCTGAGCGCTACTCCGATCCACATTTTTCAATCGTGGCCTAAATGAAATTTATAACATTTAAAACTAGTTTTCCCCTCTAACATAATTTCTGTGAAACTTATGTGCAAAATTTACATGAAAAAATACATCTGTGTCAAAAGCAAGGTATCTAGTGTAACAAGCATGCCACCAATAcactgatgttaaaaaaaatatggcaatGTTTACTACTCAGGATTAGAGCCACAACAGAATAGTTCCAACCATAAGTCTTATTTAAATCAATCCTGAAACATTTAACATAATGGTACAACAATCACGTAAAAGGCCACAGTCTGAACCAGTGTCATAAATACGTGCTAACGTATAATTTATGCCAAAATATTGTAGAGAATTCAGCAATAATATGTCCCATTATCACTATCTACACTTTTTCATTGAAGTTTTATGAAATTGAAGATGAAAATTTATGGTTGGAACAGTCTAGAATGCTTATACCAAAGAGTGTGCTAATATACAGGCTGAGTATTCAgtcattaagaaaataaattctaattCGTGGCTAATTCACATTGTATTGTTACATATGTGAAGAATTCCATTTTTAATTTCTATGATTTAACTTCTAGGACCTTTAGAAACCAGTAAAaactttaaaagctatttttatgCATATAACTGAATACATAttcaatcttaaaaaaagaaagaaaaaatatacagaTTTTCCAAATGTTACAAAAATATGTTTCAGATTTACCTGGTTTTCTTATGACTGTTCTTTTTGCTAGttgtttctttttcacttttttccttttctaatttatcttttttctctttctttgattgtgGGGGGGGCACAAATTGCTGGGTAACTTGCTGTGCAACCAACTGGGAGACAGGTCGAGGTTTCCtgtgtacattttaaaaaataattttattgtatttcaagaaaatGTTCTTACAGGATATTATGTAAGAGAAGTACAGACTATGACTTCCAAATTATTTACAAgttaaagccagattgtaaaatttaaggagaaaataaacTACTTTGCTTTTTCTGTTAGCATTTGGGAAAAACTAGGCCAatttatgatataatataattaaaGCATTCCGAGCAATAGGAGACAACTTAATTATTAGATTTATTATTATGTGAAATAAAGAAGGCCATCAAACCAAGTGTTTATGGTGTGTGCAACATATATAATGAACACAAATCATTGAAGAATAAGTATGGATTACTGTGTGCTGACACTATGTAATCTACACTTACAATCAGATTTATATAaattcaaatatttactaagtgcctgatACATCCAAAGTATTGAAAACAG
It includes:
- the YAF2 gene encoding YY1-associated factor 2 isoform X2, producing MGDKKSPTRPKRQPKPSSDEGYWDCSVCTFRNSAEAFKCMMCDVRKGTSTRRLCSVPGLDVISTVSSTNRNIWRTSPSTEKKKLDHLPVTGVLLGNLHRSTYFEVIVNASRTMEPLKFQISGRKPRPVSQLVAQQVTQQFVPPPQSKKEKKDKLEKEKSEKETTSKKNSHKKTRPRLKNVDRSSAQHLEVTVGDLTVIITDFKEKTKSPPASSAASADHHSQSGSSSDNTERGMSRSSSPRGEASSLNGESH
- the YAF2 gene encoding YY1-associated factor 2 isoform X1 → MGDKKSPTRPKRQPKPSSDEGYWDCSVCTFRNSAEAFKCMMCDVRKGTSTRKPRPVSQLVAQQVTQQFVPPPQSKKEKKDKLEKEKSEKETTSKKNSHKKTRPRLKNVDRSSAQHLEVTVGDLTVIITDFKEKTKSPPASSAASADHHSQSGSSSDNTERGMSRSSSPRGEASSLNGESH